The DNA region GCGTCGAGCAAAACTTTGTTTGCGGATTGAGAAAGGTAAATATTTCCGCCTTCCACTTTCGGGAGTTTTTCGATGTTTTCCCGATTCCGTTCTCTGACTAAATTAAACTCTGCCTCCGACTTTTTCAACAAAAATTCAGAGATATTTTCATCTACCTGAAAGATTCCTTCCAACAGATGTTGCGGTTCGATACTTTGGTTGCCAAACTCCATAGCAACCTGTTGCGCTTTTTGGATGGCTTCCTGTGATTTGGTGGTATATTGGTTAAAGTTCATATCTATTTCTTTTTTACTCTAAAAAACATTAAGAACCCACACAAATTTACCGATGAATTCTTAATGTCTTTATTAATCATTTATTAATTCTGAAAACTTTAACACAAAGACTGTACTATTTTTATTTTCATTAAGAAATGTGTCAATTTTTCCGATTTCATCAGTGTTAGCAGGAGTTTTTGTGACGAAATTTCCATTTTTTCAATTGCATCCTAACCAGTAAATTTCGATAATAGACAAAAAAAAGTGGGGTACGCGAAAAATGTCAAGATTGCTTTCGACTTTTACATTTATAAATTACCGTAATATGACACTCACAGAAAAACAGAAAGAGATTCTTGAAGTCGCCAAAACATTCTTTGCGGAACGAGGATACGTTGAAACATCCATGCGTGATCTGGCTCAACAACTCAATATAAAAGCGGCTTCGATTTACTCACATTTCAAGTCGAAGGAAGAGATTCTTACTATTATTAGCAATGAAATTTACGACATGATGAAAAGCAATATGGAGAAAATACAGCAGGAAAATCTAAATCCTACCGACAAATTCTTGCTATATGTAAAGCTTCATATTCTGGCTGTGACTAATTATCAGCAATCTTTCCGTATCTATTATAAATACTGGAACTTATCGAAAACAAATGCGGCAAAATACGGCCTACTTAATTATGAGTATTTCGACTTTATAAAAAAGTTGGTTTATGACGTGTTTCCGAAGCTGAAAGAACAGGTTTTCTATATCCCCAATGCGACCCCGCTTTTCATTATCGATACATTGAACAGCATTCCGAAAATCATCAATCCTGAAAACCCCGATATCGAGGGTGTAGTGAAAGACATTCAGGATCGACTGATGTACGGGTTACCAGAAAGACATGTGATTTTTCACCTCAATTAATTGCACATTCTTGTAAATCAGCAAGTTGATTTTTTTTAATTTTTAAGTATATTTGTTGGAGTCACTTTAAGTGAAATTTTTCAACAGACATGCATCATTTTCATCAGCTAAAAACCACCAAAGTCGCGAAGGAAACCAACGATTCCGTACACATCGCTTTCGAAGTTCCACAGAATTTAAGACACGAGTTCGCCTTTAAACAGGGGCAATATCTGAATCTTCGCTTTTTCTTCGACGGTGAGGATCTGCGCCGCTCCTACTCTATCATCAATGCACCTTCAGAAGGAAATTCTGATCTGGAAATCCTCGTGAAACATCTTGACGGCGGCAAAGTTTCCACCTATCTCAACAACGAACTGAAAGTGGGCGACCTGGTTGATGTAATGGCTCCAATGGGACATTTTTATACCAACTACCATTCTTCAAATGAGAAAACTTACATAGGACTCGCTGCAGGAAGCGGAATTTCTCC from Chryseobacterium suipulveris includes:
- a CDS encoding TetR/AcrR family transcriptional regulator, coding for MTLTEKQKEILEVAKTFFAERGYVETSMRDLAQQLNIKAASIYSHFKSKEEILTIISNEIYDMMKSNMEKIQQENLNPTDKFLLYVKLHILAVTNYQQSFRIYYKYWNLSKTNAAKYGLLNYEYFDFIKKLVYDVFPKLKEQVFYIPNATPLFIIDTLNSIPKIINPENPDIEGVVKDIQDRLMYGLPERHVIFHLN